A region of Paenibacillus sp. 37 DNA encodes the following proteins:
- a CDS encoding sensor histidine kinase produces MFLSTATVLISGITGLITYRIHIDLFNEEVSRQYSLTAEQILARLDSRVHDMYKVTDYITLNPSVKNAIKAQTSGISSYDQMKLEDELDDQLYQVRLDAPEIMGLRIYDLKENIFNLGAFAGSFQQMDPSYLAEMVHRLEGTGGEYGWNRLGPDAFLQEEQSNWILAGRLMRSVDLETYGVMLILFNTSLFESYLKDLRLNEEVAVYLFDADGELLYAFHNQDADPPPLTELSLGATEIRDEQGTTQLYTKQTSDKAGFTLVSKVSLAQIQNKGKIIVKVAVFSAVASILCSWFIITIISGRLLRPLASLVNAMKRVRDGQFDTRVRIETRDELGFIGERFNAMASRIDTLIHEVYERELSEKEAELKAIQAQLNPHFLYNTLSMFFWKFYMLGDEKSARLVTALSEMLQYTLEPVQQLTTVQDEMKQIDHYLQIQQARYQEALSIEIAVPAELLRCQVIRLLLQPIVENVFVHAFSDKRNNRHLEIRGSRQNGHEGELDLLIIEISDNGCGMHASVIEHIMTPVAHADEERQHIGMRSVLRRIELIHGEPYGVQIESTMGKGTLVRLRLPYQIGEDLCREIQVTERSRFC; encoded by the coding sequence TTGTTTTTATCTACCGCAACGGTCTTAATCTCCGGAATCACAGGGTTGATCACCTATCGCATCCATATCGATCTGTTCAATGAAGAGGTCAGTCGCCAGTATAGTCTTACCGCAGAGCAGATTCTTGCACGTCTGGATTCCAGGGTACACGACATGTATAAAGTCACCGATTATATCACACTGAATCCCTCCGTAAAAAATGCCATCAAAGCACAGACCTCTGGCATCTCGTCCTATGATCAGATGAAGCTGGAAGATGAACTGGATGATCAGTTGTATCAGGTAAGGCTGGATGCACCGGAGATCATGGGGCTCCGCATATATGACCTGAAGGAAAACATATTTAATCTCGGTGCCTTTGCCGGCTCATTTCAACAGATGGATCCTTCCTATCTGGCAGAGATGGTTCATAGACTGGAAGGAACGGGCGGCGAATATGGTTGGAATCGTTTGGGGCCGGATGCTTTCTTGCAGGAGGAACAATCCAATTGGATTCTGGCGGGACGATTAATGCGGTCTGTTGATCTGGAGACCTATGGCGTCATGTTAATTCTGTTTAACACCTCATTGTTCGAATCGTATCTCAAAGATCTGCGACTGAATGAGGAAGTTGCTGTCTACTTGTTTGACGCAGATGGTGAGCTTCTTTATGCCTTTCATAATCAGGATGCGGATCCACCACCACTTACCGAGCTAAGCCTAGGGGCGACGGAGATCAGGGACGAGCAGGGAACAACCCAATTGTATACGAAGCAAACGTCTGACAAAGCGGGCTTCACCTTGGTTAGCAAAGTCTCACTCGCTCAGATTCAGAACAAGGGAAAGATCATTGTCAAAGTTGCTGTGTTCTCTGCGGTAGCCAGCATATTATGCTCCTGGTTCATCATTACCATAATTAGCGGCAGACTGTTGCGTCCACTTGCGAGTCTGGTCAACGCGATGAAAAGAGTGCGTGATGGACAGTTCGATACACGGGTTCGGATCGAGACACGGGATGAGCTCGGTTTTATCGGTGAACGATTCAATGCAATGGCTTCCCGGATTGATACGCTTATACATGAAGTGTACGAGCGCGAACTCAGTGAAAAAGAAGCTGAACTCAAAGCTATTCAGGCCCAGCTTAATCCCCATTTTCTGTATAACACGCTGAGCATGTTTTTCTGGAAGTTCTATATGCTTGGCGATGAGAAATCGGCTCGCCTGGTCACTGCCTTGTCCGAGATGCTGCAGTATACGCTGGAACCCGTGCAGCAACTGACGACCGTGCAGGATGAGATGAAGCAAATAGATCACTACCTGCAGATTCAGCAGGCCCGGTATCAGGAAGCCTTGTCGATTGAAATTGCCGTTCCTGCTGAATTGCTTCGCTGTCAGGTGATCCGACTGTTGCTTCAGCCCATCGTGGAGAATGTTTTTGTTCATGCCTTCTCGGACAAAAGGAACAACCGTCATCTGGAGATTCGTGGCTCGCGGCAAAACGGGCATGAAGGAGAGCTAGATCTGCTCATCATTGAAATTTCAGATAACGGCTGCGGCATGCACGCATCGGTCATTGAACACATTATGACGCCAGTGGCACATGCGGATGAGGAACGTCAGCACATTGGCATGCGGAGTGTACTTCGAAGAATTGAGTTGATTCACGGTGAACCCTACGGTGTACAGATCGAGTCGACTATGGGAAAGGGTACGCTAGTACGTCTTCGTTTGCCTTATCAGATCGGTGAGGACTTATGCCGGGAAATTCAGGTGACTGAGAGGAGTAGGTTCTGTTGA
- a CDS encoding response regulator, whose amino-acid sequence MNGRMLVVDDEALFRQGLIHLVRNNPLGWEVVGEAADGEEAIQAVHSCTPDLIITDINMPVMDGLDLAERIHESGLDIMIIILTGYREFEYAQRAIRYGAIEFLLKPFSLDDACQVLQKAHERYRRKQSDIRIREQYSQVDRTERLREELTLLLLHHQFGSIMNRIEVLLEEASGMSLSQGKAEIHMLMKVMTDLLVQQLQPQESGGMDSTAPDPLLWIHTIPEVIAWARCKSEEWVDMLMRLTQEQQDHVVTRVIQYIEMNYSSTCTLQAVATHVHVTPNYLSHLFKKETGQGFSQYVSKRRIDKAKLLLHSTRQSMADIAELTGFDNSSYFTTVFKQMTGVSPREYRKQVAK is encoded by the coding sequence TTGAATGGACGTATGCTCGTAGTGGATGATGAAGCATTATTTCGTCAGGGTCTGATTCATCTGGTTCGCAATAACCCCCTCGGTTGGGAGGTTGTCGGGGAAGCGGCCGATGGAGAAGAAGCGATACAGGCTGTACACAGCTGCACACCCGATCTGATCATTACGGATATCAACATGCCTGTGATGGATGGTCTAGATTTGGCCGAACGCATACACGAGAGTGGACTGGACATTATGATTATCATTTTGACAGGTTATCGTGAGTTCGAATATGCACAGCGTGCTATCCGGTATGGAGCAATTGAATTTTTGTTAAAGCCGTTCTCGCTGGATGATGCATGTCAGGTGTTACAAAAGGCACATGAACGATATCGCCGAAAACAGTCCGACATTCGGATCAGGGAACAATACAGCCAGGTGGACCGTACCGAGCGACTGCGAGAGGAACTGACTTTGTTGCTGCTCCATCATCAATTCGGATCGATAATGAATCGGATCGAGGTGTTGCTGGAAGAAGCGTCCGGGATGAGCTTGTCACAAGGCAAAGCGGAGATTCATATGCTTATGAAGGTCATGACGGACTTACTGGTACAACAGCTTCAGCCTCAGGAATCCGGTGGGATGGACTCAACTGCCCCAGATCCACTGCTCTGGATTCATACCATACCTGAAGTCATCGCTTGGGCCAGATGCAAGAGTGAAGAGTGGGTGGATATGCTGATGCGGCTAACTCAGGAACAGCAGGATCATGTCGTTACACGAGTTATACAGTATATTGAAATGAACTATTCCAGCACATGCACGTTGCAGGCCGTGGCTACCCATGTTCATGTGACACCCAACTACTTGAGCCATTTGTTCAAAAAAGAGACAGGACAAGGCTTCAGCCAATATGTCAGCAAGCGCCGAATTGATAAGGCGAAGCTGCTGCTGCACAGCACTCGGCAGAGCATGGCAGATATCGCGGAACTGACCGGGTTCGATAACTCCAGTTATTTTACAACCGTATTCAAACAGATGACGGGGGTATCGCCCCGCGAATATCGCAAGCAAGTAGCCAAGTAA